A region of Malaciobacter marinus DNA encodes the following proteins:
- the trxA gene encoding thioredoxin produces the protein MGKYIELTQENFESTVANGVSLVDFWAPWCGPCRMLAPVIEELGEEFDGKANICKVNTDEQQDLAVKYGIRSIPTIIFMKDGEIVDQMVGASSKQALSDKINSLI, from the coding sequence ATGGGAAAATATATTGAATTAACACAAGAGAACTTTGAGAGCACAGTAGCAAATGGTGTATCATTAGTAGATTTCTGGGCACCATGGTGTGGACCTTGTAGAATGCTAGCACCAGTAATTGAAGAGTTAGGTGAAGAGTTTGATGGAAAAGCAAACATTTGTAAAGTAAACACTGATGAGCAACAAGACTTAGCAGTTAAATATGGAATCAGATCTATTCCTACAATTATCTTTATGAAAGATGGTGAAATTGTAGATCAAATGGTTGGTGCTTCTTCTAAACAAGCACTTTCTGACAAAATTAACTCACTAATATAA
- a CDS encoding NlpC/P60 family protein: MKKAKKYLILTLPLLFSGCSLSLQSAKNLFNSSNNTNTISIKKEYEPQKSEIAKALLSQYHEWKGVKYRYGGNSKNGIDCSAFIQRTFKSKLNVKIPRTTYYQSRVGKKVSKKEAKVGDLVFFKTGKNSRHVGIYLDDGRFIHVSRKKGVIISTLDNVYFKKHFWKIQRVLEN; the protein is encoded by the coding sequence ATGAAAAAAGCTAAAAAATATTTGATTTTAACTTTACCTTTACTATTTAGTGGCTGTTCTTTATCTTTGCAAAGTGCAAAAAATTTATTTAACAGTTCAAACAATACTAATACTATTAGTATAAAAAAAGAGTATGAACCACAAAAGAGTGAGATAGCAAAAGCATTACTTTCTCAATATCATGAATGGAAAGGTGTAAAATATAGATATGGAGGAAACTCTAAAAATGGAATTGATTGTTCAGCCTTTATTCAAAGAACTTTTAAATCGAAGTTAAATGTAAAAATTCCACGTACAACATATTATCAATCAAGAGTTGGTAAGAAAGTATCAAAAAAAGAAGCGAAAGTTGGTGATTTGGTATTTTTTAAAACAGGAAAAAATAGTAGACATGTTGGAATTTATTTAGATGATGGAAGATTTATCCATGTGTCTAGAAAAAAAGGTGTGATTATATCAACTTTAGATAATGTTTATTTTAAAAAGCATTTTTGGAAAATCCAAAGAGTTTTAGAGAATTAA
- the alaS gene encoding alanine--tRNA ligase gives MDVRKEYLEFFKNKGHEVVSSMPLVPDDPTLLFTNAGMVQFKDVFTGAIPTPKNKTATSCQLCVRAGGKHNDLENVGYTARHHTLFEMLGNFSFGDYFKKDAIAYAWEFITINLALPKEKLWVTIHNSDDEAFELWKEHISEDRIKRFGDKDNFWSMGDTGPCGPCSEIFYDQGEENFNSEEDYLGGEGDRFLEIWNLVFMQYERDASGKTTPLPKPSIDTGMGLERVVAIKEGKFNNFDSSLFTPIINNIQNLATKELSKDNIGSFRVIADHLRAVCFMISQGILFDKEGRGYVLRRILRRAVRHGYLLGFRKPFMAKLVDTLDSIVGSHYIDIREKKEYIKEQITLEEDRFFKTIESGMSLFEEELKNTKDNFSAEVAFKLYDTFGFPLDLTQDMLRDKNLSVDIQKFDELMTKQRNKAKAAWKGSGDSLNEGDFKNLLEKYGKNEFIGHSSTTCNSKIVSLLDENFKEVNSLEIGQTGWVMLDKTPFYAQSGGQAGDIGVIEDQSHIAEVLDTKKFFDLNLSQVKVANKNLIIGEKVDGVVVNRYEVAKHHSATHLLQTALKMVLGENVAQAGSLNDASRLRFDFTYPKAMNNEQIKEVEDLVNSMIVRGIKSNIEELPIKEAKLKGAIAMFGEKYGDIVRVVDFGGVSVEFCGGTHVKNSSDIGSFYIIKESGVSAGVRRIEAVCGVAAINYTNEIIQKYEEVQNEVKNIDAALGVKKLKDQIKQLKKELEESQSSSNSAINEEVIGDTKVVVDIVKNGDIKKIVDDLKNANDKLAVLLLQAKGDKVMMVAGSKNTPVKAGDWIKHVAPIVGGGGGGRPDFAQAGGKDVSKIDQALEKALEFVKANL, from the coding sequence ATGGATGTAAGAAAAGAGTATTTAGAATTTTTTAAAAATAAAGGACATGAAGTGGTTTCTAGCATGCCACTTGTTCCAGATGATCCTACACTATTATTTACAAATGCTGGTATGGTGCAATTTAAAGATGTTTTTACAGGTGCAATTCCAACACCAAAGAATAAAACTGCAACAAGTTGTCAATTATGTGTAAGAGCTGGTGGTAAACACAATGACTTAGAAAATGTTGGATATACAGCAAGACATCATACTTTATTTGAGATGCTTGGAAACTTCTCTTTTGGAGATTACTTCAAAAAAGATGCAATTGCGTATGCTTGGGAATTTATAACAATAAACTTAGCTTTACCAAAAGAAAAACTATGGGTTACTATTCATAATAGTGATGATGAAGCTTTTGAACTTTGGAAAGAGCATATAAGTGAAGATAGAATCAAAAGATTTGGAGATAAAGACAACTTTTGGTCAATGGGTGATACAGGACCTTGTGGTCCTTGTTCTGAAATCTTCTATGATCAAGGTGAAGAAAACTTCAACAGTGAGGAAGACTACTTAGGTGGTGAGGGTGATAGATTTTTAGAGATATGGAATCTTGTATTTATGCAATATGAAAGAGATGCAAGTGGAAAAACAACTCCTCTTCCAAAACCATCTATTGATACAGGTATGGGACTTGAAAGAGTTGTAGCTATTAAAGAGGGTAAATTTAATAACTTTGATTCTTCACTTTTTACACCAATTATAAATAATATACAAAATTTAGCAACAAAAGAGTTATCAAAAGATAACATTGGAAGTTTTAGAGTAATTGCTGATCATTTAAGAGCTGTATGTTTTATGATTAGTCAAGGTATCTTATTTGATAAAGAAGGTAGAGGTTATGTTTTAAGACGAATTTTAAGACGTGCTGTAAGACATGGTTATCTTCTTGGATTTAGAAAACCATTCATGGCTAAATTAGTTGATACTTTAGACTCAATTGTTGGTTCTCATTATATTGATATAAGAGAGAAAAAAGAGTATATAAAAGAACAAATTACTTTAGAAGAAGATAGATTCTTTAAAACAATTGAATCAGGTATGAGTCTATTTGAAGAAGAGCTAAAAAATACTAAAGATAATTTTTCTGCAGAAGTAGCATTCAAACTTTACGATACTTTTGGATTTCCATTAGATTTAACACAAGATATGTTACGAGATAAGAATCTAAGTGTAGATATTCAAAAATTTGATGAACTAATGACAAAACAAAGAAATAAAGCCAAAGCAGCATGGAAAGGTAGTGGAGACAGCCTAAATGAAGGTGATTTCAAAAATCTACTTGAAAAATATGGGAAAAATGAGTTTATAGGGCATAGCTCAACAACTTGTAATTCAAAAATTGTAAGTTTATTAGATGAAAACTTTAAAGAAGTAAATAGCTTAGAAATAGGTCAAACAGGTTGGGTGATGCTTGATAAAACACCTTTTTACGCACAATCTGGTGGACAAGCTGGTGATATTGGAGTAATTGAAGACCAAAGTCACATTGCAGAAGTTTTAGATACTAAAAAATTCTTTGATTTAAATCTTTCACAAGTAAAAGTTGCAAATAAAAACTTAATTATTGGTGAAAAAGTTGATGGGGTAGTTGTAAATAGATATGAGGTTGCAAAACATCATAGTGCAACCCACCTTTTACAAACAGCACTTAAAATGGTTCTTGGTGAAAATGTAGCACAAGCTGGTTCTTTAAATGATGCTTCAAGATTAAGATTTGACTTTACATATCCAAAAGCTATGAATAATGAGCAAATAAAAGAAGTTGAAGATTTAGTAAACTCTATGATTGTTAGAGGGATTAAATCAAATATTGAAGAACTGCCAATAAAAGAAGCAAAACTAAAAGGTGCAATTGCTATGTTTGGTGAAAAATATGGTGATATTGTAAGAGTTGTTGATTTTGGTGGTGTAAGTGTTGAATTTTGTGGGGGAACTCATGTAAAAAATAGTTCTGATATTGGAAGCTTTTATATTATTAAAGAGTCAGGTGTTAGTGCAGGTGTTAGAAGAATAGAAGCCGTTTGTGGTGTTGCTGCAATTAACTATACAAATGAGATTATTCAAAAATATGAAGAAGTTCAAAATGAAGTAAAAAATATTGATGCAGCACTTGGAGTTAAAAAACTAAAAGATCAAATTAAACAACTAAAAAAAGAGTTAGAAGAGTCTCAAAGCTCATCAAATTCAGCAATAAATGAAGAAGTTATTGGTGATACTAAAGTTGTTGTTGATATTGTTAAAAATGGTGATATTAAAAAAATAGTTGATGATTTAAAAAATGCAAATGATAAACTTGCAGTTTTACTTTTACAAGCAAAAGGCGATAAAGTAATGATGGTAGCTGGAAGTAAAAACACTCCTGTTAAAGCAGGTGATTGGATAAAACATGTTGCTCCTATTGTTGGTGGAGGTGGAGGTGGAAGACCTGACTTTGCACAAGCTGGAGGAAAAGATGTTTCAAAAATAGATCAAGCTTTAGAAAAAGCTTTAGAGTTTGTGAAAGCTAATTTATAA
- a CDS encoding AEC family transporter translates to MYLFFILLGKIFPLYLNIIIGYFLAKYFKVRRDIIAFLLVYILGPIVIFFATMSIQINIQIAFLPIFIFLFGSAIAFYILIRYKKYWTDSSINTLAFTCGTGNTGYFGIPLAMILLEPQVVNIFIFVTLASLLYENTVGFYVTAKGNFTAIESIKKILRLPLVYAFILGIILNLNGVNTPDFVIPYFENLKWAYGILGMMMLGMGLKGFNLEEDFDKKYMKVAYLYKFVFWPLAMLIIIFADKTFFNFLNEDIYKVLFLMSIVPLAGNTVTLAILLKAKPEKASFTVLLSTLISVIYIPVVLALYGGF, encoded by the coding sequence ATGTACTTATTTTTTATTCTCCTTGGAAAGATTTTTCCTTTATACTTAAATATTATTATTGGATATTTCCTTGCTAAGTATTTTAAAGTAAGAAGAGATATTATTGCATTTTTATTAGTGTATATTTTAGGCCCAATTGTAATATTTTTTGCAACTATGTCCATACAAATCAATATTCAAATAGCTTTTTTACCAATATTTATATTTTTATTTGGAAGTGCCATTGCTTTTTATATTCTTATTAGGTATAAAAAATATTGGACTGATTCAAGTATTAATACTTTAGCTTTTACTTGTGGTACAGGTAATACTGGATATTTTGGAATTCCTTTAGCTATGATTTTACTAGAACCTCAAGTTGTAAATATATTTATTTTTGTAACTTTGGCTTCTTTATTATATGAAAATACAGTTGGATTTTATGTTACTGCAAAAGGAAATTTTACAGCAATAGAATCTATTAAAAAGATATTAAGACTTCCTTTAGTGTATGCTTTTATTTTAGGAATTATATTGAATTTGAATGGAGTAAATACTCCAGATTTTGTAATTCCATATTTTGAAAATTTAAAATGGGCATATGGTATACTTGGAATGATGATGCTTGGTATGGGATTAAAAGGGTTTAACTTAGAAGAAGATTTTGATAAAAAGTATATGAAAGTAGCCTATTTATATAAATTTGTATTTTGGCCTTTGGCTATGTTAATAATTATTTTTGCTGATAAAACATTTTTCAATTTTTTAAACGAAGATATTTATAAAGTATTATTTTTAATGTCAATTGTACCTTTAGCAGGAAATACAGTAACTTTAGCTATTTTATTAAAAGCCAAACCTGAAAAAGCGAGTTTTACTGTACTTTTAAGTACTTTAATATCTGTGATTTATATACCAGTTGTTTTGGCACTTTATGGAGGGTTTTAA
- a CDS encoding AEC family transporter, protein MYINILLGYLSVKILEVKKESIAKLIIYIITPVVVFSSTISVKIDFSLAIMPIFFYLFCSFTAIIVYNIFKKHWSDATSNILAFNAGTGNAGYFGIPLAVLFFEPHIADIYIFVQLAFIFYGNTTGFYITAKSNFTVRESLIKVFRLPVVYAFILGLLCNLFGVKIPEELFVYTSQFKGVYGILGMMILGMGLVGLKKSEDLDKKFIFLNFFFKYVYWPGMVILFIYIDKTIIHFINDEDIYKVMFLFSIVPIANNGVTLAIINGIKPEKATFTVLLSTIFSIVYIPIMIVLYGGF, encoded by the coding sequence TTGTATATAAATATATTACTTGGCTATTTAAGTGTAAAGATTTTAGAAGTAAAAAAAGAATCAATTGCAAAATTGATTATTTATATAATAACTCCTGTTGTGGTTTTTTCTTCAACTATTAGTGTAAAAATAGATTTTAGCTTGGCAATTATGCCAATATTTTTTTATCTATTTTGTTCTTTTACTGCAATTATTGTTTATAATATTTTTAAAAAGCATTGGAGTGATGCTACTTCAAATATTTTAGCTTTTAATGCAGGAACAGGAAATGCAGGCTATTTTGGTATTCCTTTGGCTGTTTTATTTTTTGAACCTCATATTGCAGATATTTATATTTTTGTTCAATTAGCATTTATTTTTTATGGAAATACAACAGGGTTTTATATAACTGCAAAAAGTAATTTTACTGTTAGAGAATCATTAATAAAGGTTTTTAGATTACCAGTTGTTTATGCTTTTATTCTTGGACTTTTATGTAACTTATTTGGCGTAAAAATACCAGAAGAGTTATTTGTATATACTTCACAATTTAAAGGTGTATATGGGATTTTGGGGATGATGATTTTAGGTATGGGATTAGTTGGATTAAAAAAGAGTGAGGATTTAGATAAAAAATTTATCTTTTTAAACTTCTTTTTTAAATATGTATATTGGCCAGGAATGGTTATTTTATTTATATATATAGATAAAACAATAATACATTTTATAAATGATGAAGATATTTATAAAGTAATGTTTTTATTCTCAATTGTTCCTATTGCAAATAATGGAGTTACTTTAGCTATTATAAATGGAATAAAACCTGAAAAAGCTACTTTTACGGTTTTATTAAGTACCATATTTTCAATAGTGTATATTCCTATTATGATAGTTTTATATGGAGGATTTTGA